CTATATGTTGCCTAGAAATGTACCGACTATCCCATTTATGTTGTACGACTTGGCGTCTGAGTTTTATTTGACGGACCGAGAACCGGAAAATGCTTATGAATACGGTATTGCATCAAATAACGAACAATATCTTGAAGCGGCTTATATCGTTAAACAACAGGATGAGTACAGAATTGAAAACGAATGGACTGGTGCCCCAACCCTTACGATGCAGGCAAGAGGGGAACATTTGGAAAGGTTGGAGCAGGAAATGATCGTAGACATTATTTATGGGAATCAGCCGTTAGACCATTTTGATGAGTTTGTGGAAGCGTGGAAGCAAGGCGGTGGTGATCAAATAACAGAAGAAGTAAACGAGTGGTACGAGGAAGTGCAAAATAATTAAAACGAGTGCTGCTCTTATTAACAGGGGGGGACTTGATGCCCCCTTTTGCCTTTTAAACTAAGTGAAGAGGAGGTTAATAGATGCCTAAAATGAATAACACTATTCAGGATACGGTCCGGCGGGTACCACTTGAGGCAAGAACTAAAAAACCAAAACAGCGATGGCATTTTAAACAGACGTGGCCACTTCATCTTCTCGTCTTGCCAGCAGTTATCGTGGCCCTTATTTTTCAATATGGACCGATGTTTGGCATTATTATGGCATTTCAAGACTTTAAACCTTGGCTCGGTTTTATAGAGTCAGAGTTTGTCGGGTTAAAGCATTTTATCACAATGTTTGAATACAATTATGCACGTCAAGTTATTTGGAATACCTTTGTCATTTCCATATTGAAGCTTATTTTTGGATTAATTGTTCCTCTAACATTTGCTCTAATGTTAAACGAAGTGTACCATATGCGTTTTAAACGAACAGTGCAAACCATTGTTTATTTGCCTTATTTTTTATCCTGGGTCATTTTAGGCGGGATGCTTATTGATATTTTATCTCCTAGTGGAGGGGTAGTGAACCAACTCCTTGGATTAATAGGTGTGGAACCAATTTTTTTCTTAGGAAGTAATGACTGGTTTAGAACGACTGTTGTTGTGAGTGATTTATGGAAGGAAACAGGGTTTAATACCATTGTTTTTCTAGCAGCTATAACGGTAGTCAATCCCAACTTGTACGAAGCTGCAGTGGTAGATGGAGCTAATCGTTGGAAACAAACATGGCATATTACTCTACCTGCTATGCGTCCGATTATTATTGTTGTAGCGACATTAGCTTTGGGCAACATCTTAAACGCAGGTTTTGATCAAATTTTTAATTTGTATAACCCACTTGTTTATGAAACGGGTGATATTATTGATACTTATGTTTATCGAGTAGGTCTTGTAAGTGGCGATTTTAGTTACGGAACAGCGGTTGGACTTTTTAAATCTGTGATTAGCTTAATACTTATTGTCATTGGGTATCGACTTGCTTATAAATATGCTAACTGGCGAATTTTTTAAGGAGGGATTTCATGCAGTATAAAACGAAAGGATATCGAATATTCACTGCGTTTAACTACACATTTATGATCTGCATTTCATTTCTATGTTTGTTCCCTCTTATTCATATTTTAGCTGTTTCCTTAAGTGGGTCTGCACCAGCTACTGCTAACATTGTCGGTTTGTGGCCAGTGGATTTTACTATTGATGCTTATGAACGAACGCTTGCCAATGAGAATTTTCTGCGTTCATTAGGGGTGTCAGTCACCCGAGTTATTTTAGGAACGGCTATTTCCATGACGCTTCTTTTATGTGCTGCTTATGCACTCTCAAAGAATGATAGCGAGTTTAAGGGAAGAAAAATATATATGTGGTTTTTTGTTTTTACTATGTTATTTAATGGGGGACTCGTTCCTACTTATATTGTTGTCACACGGTTAGGGCTGACAGATACTATCTGGGCATTAGTACTCCCACCAGCTATCAATGCCTTTAATATGATTTTACTGCTCAATTTTTTTCGAACGTCCGTCCCTCGTTCTCTAGAAGAATCAGCTTTTATTGATGGCGCAGGACATTTTAAGATTTTCCTGAAAATATATCTTCCCATTTCTGTACCGGCTATCGCCACAATTTCATTGTTTACGATGGTTTTCCATTGGAATTCCTGGTTCGATGGTTTGATCTATAATACAAATGCCTCTAATTATCCCTTGCAAACATTTTTACAAACAATCGTTGTTCAACAAGATTTTAGTAACGTAGATGTGGATGCAGACATGATGAGAAATTTATCTCAACGTACAGTCCAATCAGCACAAATATTTATTTCTGCCCTTCCTATGCTCATTGTTTATCCGTTTTTACAAAGGTTCTTTGTTAAAGGTATCGTCCTTGGCGCTGATAAAGAATAGCTTGACCGTAACTTAAACTCTTTTTTTCAAAAACTTTGAAGGGAGATGGAATGTATGACACAAGGCCAATATCATTTAACCACTAATTATCCTTTTGAAAATGATCAAGTCACTAGTTATAAGGCTTGGCTTCAATATTCTAAAAGTGAAGGAAAATATGCTAAAACGGTGTCCCCGTTCTTAAAGACTATTTCGTCCAGTTGTGATGCCTCTCCGATCCTATGGTCAGCAATAGAGGAGCTTAACCAATCGATAACGGAAATGTTCGATTTTTCTCCATTCATTTCATTTGAAGTGATGAGTGGAAAGGGTGTCGTTTTACAACTTTGTTCTGAGAGTGAGACCCGTCTTCAAGATGAAGGATATATGATGTATACAGAGCCGAATGGCCAGCTTATAATCAGCGGAAAAACAGAGACTGGTATTCTATACGGCACATTTCATTTGCTCCGTCTATTACAAATGGAAAAGCCAATTGACAAGTTAAATGTCATCGAGAATCCTGCCAATTCCTTACGGTTATTAAACCATTGGGATAATATAGATGGTTCGATAGAGAGAGGATATGCGGGGAAATCGATTTTCTTTGAAAAAGACCAATTTAACCAAAATTATGGTAGATTAAAAGATTATGCTAGAATGCTTGCTTCAATTGGTGTTAATGGGATAGCCATTAATAATGTGAATGTCCATCAATTAGAAACGAAATTAATAACACCCGAGTATTTAACGGGTGTTGAAAAAATAGCTGCCATATACCGTGCTTACGGGGTGAAAACATTTCTAAGTATTAATTTTGCAAGCCCAATTGAACTAGGGGGATTAAACACGGCAGATCCACTTGACGAAGAAGTCAAAAGGTTCTGGGAGCATGCTATAAAAACGATTTACACGCATATTCCTGATTTTGGAGGTGTCGTTGTTAAGGCTGATTCTGAAAACAGACCTGGACCATTTACGTATGGAAGAACACAGGCGGAGGGAGCCAACATGCTTGCAGAAATAATTGCTCCCTATGATGGTCTTGTCATTTGGCGCTGTTTTGTCTATAACTGCCATCAAGATTGGCGCGATCGAACGACTGATCGTGCCAAGGCAGCTTACGATCACTTTATGCCGCTAGATGGGGACTTTCATGAAAATGTCGTGTTACAGATAAAGAATGGCCCGATGGATTTTCAAGTGAGAGAACCTGTATCTCCTCTTTTAGGAGGACTGAAGGAAACAAATCAAGTGATAGAATTTCAAATAACCCAAGAATATCTTGGCCAACAAAAACATCTCGTTTATCTAGTCCCTCAATGGAAAGAGGTGCTTGAATTTGAAACTTATGCAAAAGGATCGGGTTCTACCGTCAAGAAGATTGTTAGCGGTGAACTATACGATAGAAAAAATAATGGGGCAGCAGCTGTCGTAAACGTAGGCGATGACTATAATTGGACCGGTCATACGTTGGCTCAATCCAATCTTTACGGCTACGGAAGACTTATGTGGTCGCCAGAAATGACAGCAGAAGACATATCAAACGAATGGATCATATGCACGTTTGGAACAGATCCTCTAGTATTGTCAACCATAAAGGGTATGCTACTTAATTCTTGGACAACATACGAAAACTATACTTCTCCTTTAGGAGTGGGATGGATGGTTAACCCAGGGCATCATTATGGTCCGAATGTTGATGGGTATGAATATCAAGCATGGGGAACGTATCACTTTGCTGATTGGAAGGGCTTGGGGGTGAATCGTACAATGGCTACTGGTACAGGGTTTAGCGGGCAGTATTATCAAAAGAATGCGGAAAAATATGAATCACTTACTGACTGTCCGGAAGAGTTGCTGCTATTCTTTCATTATGTTCCCTATTCATATGTCTTGTCGTCAGGAAAAACGGTCATTCAGCATATTTATGACACGCACTTTGCTGGCGTCGAACAAGTTGAGCAGTATCGGCAACAGTGGAAACAACTCCAAGGAAGAATAGACAAAAAGCGTTTCGATGATGTGGCAACAAAGCTTGATATGCAATTTGAGCATGCTAAAGAGTGGCGAGACATAGTAAATACGTATTTTTACCGAAAATCAGGAATTGATGATCAACATAACCGTCCAATTTACTAAATGATGTGTGTCTGTGGATACATCTCTAAATGGGGAGGGGCTAAGTCATAATTGGAGAGCCATGAGATAGCGCCTTTCTTTTTTCATTTAGTGTTACGACAAAGGCGACCGAAAGTAAATAAAAAGATCATGAGAGCCGCGTTATCTAAAAAATGACTGGAGGAGCAGGGGGAGTATTTACCTGCTCCTTCTTCAATAGAGTATGTTAAGAGTTTATCTTATGAGAGTGAGTGTAGGATGACACTAATCTCTATTCGTCTGTATAAAACTGTCTTTCCAAAAACTGTTCAATTGTAAAAGCTGTCATGCCTAATAAAGTAGCGTGTTGATGCTGTTGGGAAAAAGTGATGTCGACTGATTTTCTTAAGTGAGTTAACGTTTGGGTGGCAATCACTTGCTCTAATTCGTTTTTAAGCAAGTGTTCTGCTTTAGCTAGGCGATTACCAATAATGATTTTTTCAGGGTTAAATGTGTTAATGATATTGTTAATTCCGATGCCTAAATAATGTGCTGTCTGGTTAAAGGCGTCTTTCACTTGATCACTTGTTTCCGCTCTCTCAATCATTGTTTCAAGCGTCACATCTGATAAACTTTCACCTTGGGCAGCACACATGTTTAATAAAGCCATTTCTGACGCATACATTTCCCAGCATCCTTTACTACCGCATCGGCACGACAGGCCATCCGCCTTTACGATCATATGCCCCATTTCACCGGTAAAGCCATTGGTTCCACGGAAAAGCTCATTATTTAAGATGAGTCCAACACCAATCCCGATTCCTATGCTTACATAAATAAAGTGATTTAAGTCTTGGGCACTTCCGTATGTTTTCTCTCCATAGGCTCCTGCATTTGCCTCATTTTCAATAATGACTGGGACACCGTATTGTTCAGTAAAGATATCTTTTAAATTTGACTGCCGCCAATCAAGATTTGGCGTTATGAGAATATCATTTTCCGTATTAACTAAGCCTGGGATGCCGAACCCAATTCCAATTAAACCATAAGGTGTCTTCGCTGTAGTAGACAAAAAATGATCAATGACACGGGTTACTTCCATAACAGTTTTTGTAAAATCATGTGTGTTAAACGGTTGAAAAAATTTTTCGATAATAGTGCCTCTTAAATCAGTGAGCACACCTACCACATAGTTGACGCCAATATCGATGCTGATCGTATAACCGGCTCGTTCATTGAACTTTAGCATTAAAGGTCGCCGTCCGCCACTTGATTCACCTAATCCTATTTGATAGCAATAATGGTCATCAATTAATTCATCTACAAGAGTAGAGACAGTTGCTTTCGTTAAATTTAACGTTTGAGCAAGTTCTGCCCGTGAAATCGGTTCATATTTTCTAATCGCATTTAAGATAATCATCTTATTTGTTAACTTGACTGTCTGCTGATAAGAGGCCATTTTTCGGAACTCCTTTTTATATACTTAATTAATATAGTGTATTATGTTTCTCGCTTTCAGACAAATAAGTCATTTTCATAATGATGTATTTAAAGCAATAACTCGAATAATATGCAATAAATTTTACCATAGATAAGCCTCCGTAAACCTCCAGCGTCAAAATAGAGAGGAAAGCTAACGGCCACTAATGTCCTGATTGACTCAACTACTAATCAGTGGGAGAAAAACGAAAACTTCCGTAATATGAAGCTATGAATGAAAGGAACCATCATACAATAGAGTGAAACAATGAATCTAAATGTTCATAAACGTCATATAATTGTCGTAAATACACTTAGTTAATTCAATAGACAAACTAAGTATATACTGATAAAATGACATTAGCAATGAAATCTATCTATAAAATGGAGGGTTTATTATGGCATATTTTAATGACGTCCCTAAAATTAAGTTTGAAGGTTATCAATCTACAAATCCATTTTCATTTAAGTACTATGATGCTGAAGAAAAAGTTGGCGGAAAATCCATGAAAGAGCATTTAAAGTTTTCTGTTGCTTATTGGCACACCTTAACGGGAGATGGTGGGGATCCGTTTGGAGCTGGCACAGCATTACGGCCATGGAATCACTTAAGCGGCATGGATCAAGCAAAGGCGAGAGTAGAAGCGGCATTTGAATTGTTCGAAAAGCTTGATGTGCCTTATTTTTGCTTCCATGATGTAGATGTGGCACCTGAAGGAAGCTCGTTAAAAGAAACAAATGACAACCTTGATGTGATTGTGGCGATGATAAAAGACTATATGAAAACGAGTCGAACGAAACTACTATGGAATACAGCGAATATGTTTACACATCCAAGATTTACGCATGGTGCAGCTACAGCTAACGATGCAAATGTATACGCTTACTCGGCAGCGAAAGTGAAGAAAGGATTAGAAGTAGGGAAAGAGTTAGGTGCAGAAAACTACGTGTTTTGGGGTGGAAGAGAGGGCTACGAAACTTTACTAAATACAGATTTAAAGCTTGAATTAGATAACTTAGCTAAGTTTTATCATATGGCACTTGATTACGCGAAAGAAATTGGCTTTGATGCTCAGTTTTTAATTGAACCTAAGCCAAAAGAGCCGACGACCCATCAGTATGACTTTGATGTGGCAACAGCAACGGCATTTTTACACCAATATGGACTGGAACAAGATTTTAAGTTTAATATAGAAGCGAATCATGCCACATTGGCCGGACATACGTTTGAGCATGAATTGCGTGTAGCACGAACGAGCGGCATGCTCGGATCTGTTGATGCTAACCAAGGAGACACGTTACTTGGCTGGGATACGGATGAATTCCCTACTGACCTTTACGCCACCACACTAGCTATGTATGAAATTTTGAAAAATGGCGGTCTGGGCAGAGGAGGATTAAACTTTGATGCGAAAGTTCGCCGTGGCTCATTTGCCCCAAATGATTTATTTCATGCTCACATTGCCGGGATGGACGCATTTGCCATTGGCCTTAAAGTCGCCAACAAGTTAATAGAAGATAACTTCTTTGAAACGATACTTGATAACCGTTACGACACCTTTAAATCAGCTATAGGCGAGAAAATTACCGCTGGAAACACAAATTTCAAAGAACTAGAGCAACATGCTCTTCAATTAGATACAATTGAGGTGAAATCAGGCCAAGTTGAGAAAATTAAAGCGCAATTAAATCAGTATTTATTACGTGTGAATGAGCTATAATCTGTAGCTGCCATTAAAATAAATAGGGGCTTGTCATACTTAAGACACGCCCCTTTCTCACTGGAGGAGACAAGCAGATGGGGTATGTTTTAGGAGTAGACTTAGGCACGAGTGCAGTGAAAGTGTTGTTAGTTAATCGAGATGGGGCTGTCGTGACAGAAGCTGTTACCGAGTACCCGCTTTTCCAAGAGAAACCGGGGCATAGTGAACAAGATCCTGAAGATTGGGTGAACGGAACGATAAACGCGATCAAAGCTATCACGGAAAACATATCTGATCTAGAAAAAATTGAAGGTATCAGCTTTTCAGGTCAAATGCACGGCTTAGTTCTCCTAGATGAAAAGAATCAGCCGTTACGTCGTGCCATCTTATGGAATGACACTCGAACGACAGAACAGTGTCGAGAGGTTGAACAAAAGGTTGGAATCGACCTCCTTCACACAATTACGAAAAATCCAGCACTTGAAGGGTTTACGTTACCTAAACTCATGTGGGTAAAAAAATATGAGCCTGAATTATTCAATAAAGCGACTACGTTTGTATTACCAAAAGATTATGTGAGGTATCGTTTAACAGGTGCTTTACACATGGATTATTCTGATGCGGCAGGTACTCTCCTGTTAAATGTGGCAAATAAAACATGGAGTGAGGAAATGTGTGCAAAGACAGGTGTGCCGCTAACCTTGTGCCCGCCACTCGTCGCATCTCACGAAAAAGTGGGGGTGTTGCGTGAAGACATAGCAAAAAAATGTGGGCTTTCTTCTCATGTAGCCGTCTTTGCTGGTGGGGCAGATAATGCCTGTGGTGCCATAGGAACAGGGATTTTACGAGAAGGTGTGACATTAAGCAGCACAGGTACATCAGGTGTTATTTTATCCTATGAAAAGGATGGGGATAAAGAGTTTAATGGTCGTGTCCATTACTTTAACCATGGAGAAGAGTCCGCCTTTTATACGATGGGCGTAACGCTTGCGGCAGGTTATAGTTTAAACTGGTTCAAGGACACGTTTGCACCTCATAAATCGTTTGAAGAATTAGTGAAAGAAGCTGAAGCATCTCCACCTGGAGCGAGAGGACTCCTATTTACACCTTACCTCGTGGGGGAACGAACGCCTCATGCCGATGCGGATATTCGGGGAAGCTTTATAGGCGTCCACTCCGGACATTCATTAGGTGACTTTACTCGGGCGGTCATTGAAGGGGTGACATTCTCATTGAATGAAACAGTGGAGTTATTCAGAGAGCATGGCAAGACAGTGGATAAAATAGTGTGCACTGGTGGCGGGGCCAAAAGTGATTTATGGCTGCAAATCCAAGCGGATATTTTTAACGCCACGGTCGTGAAATTAAAAACGGAACAAGGACCGGGAATGGGAGCTGCGATGCTGGCCGCTTACGGACTAGGCTGGTTCTCTTCATTAAAGGGGTGTTCAGATCATTTTATTGACGAAAGCGGGCAGTATGAACCGAGTGCTGAACGCGTTGCTGCTTATCGTGACTTATTTGGTATCTATCAACGAGTGTATAACCAAACAAAAGACATCACCGCTGACCTTAAACCGTATCGTTCTCTCTAATGTGAAAACTATAGTAAAGCCGCTTCAGAAATTCGTTTCTGAAGCGGCTTTATATGTGATGGCACCTAACATTGACTTAGACACGAAAGAGAAAAAGGCATCAAAGTGATTCTTTCGACCTGCTTTGTCGTTTAGGGGAAACGACTCATTTCTTCTGTTTACATTGTAGCATCATAGCCAGTTACTTTATAATGAGGCATATTATACCTAAAAACTCGGCACTTTTATCACTGATAACCGTCTGTAAAACCCCCAGCTCAAAATAAAGAGGAGAGCTAAAGCTATTTATGCGAGAGGTAGCGGACGCTAATATCCTGATTCACCTAACTACGAATCAGTGGGAGAAGAGCGAAAACTCCCACTGATTGAAAGTTCGTTTTATGAAGTGCCATTCTATAGGGAAAGGAAGAACATGCCGTGAAACATAAAAAACGCATTATTTTAGGGGCTATACTCCTTATGTTATTACTGTTAGGGGGAGTGATCTGGATGAACAATGGTTTCGGTGACTGGTCAGAGAGAAATCGAGAAGAAATTGAAGAGAATGTAAAAAGATATGTGGCAAGGTACAAGTTAGATCCTGATAAAGTGGAAATTGTTACGATAGGTAATCCACGGAAATACCCCACTGGTGAAGAGGAATTTAGAGTTTATTTTCGATACTATGGCGACCCGTATTTTGCAATGGATATTAAAGGAAACCCAGATACACTGTCTATTATCGACCGAAATGAACGTATAGTATCAAGAGTTTTTAATGAGCTCTATTTACATGCTCGTTATGACGAATTAGCACCGACAATAGATTATCTTCATTCGCTCAATATAGAAGATCCACTGAGGCCTAAGGAAGAGAAAATTCAGTTTTTTCAAACAAATGTAGGAATTGATCCCCAAATTAATGAGGAGGTTAGAGAAGCGTATAAAAGCGGTGATGATTTGGAAGAAATAAACAATTATATTGAAACAAATCTAGATAAGCTTAAACGGTTAGATTCAGATATAGATATTATTGGAAATAAAGAAGGATTAGATGAAGTCGAAGCATCAGCTATTGAAGCAGAATTAAAAGCCTTGCTTCCTCGTTCTACGTATTATGTACAAATTGGTGTGAAAGACTTGTCTACTGGCGAGAGTCAAGGATTATATGAAACGCTAAGAGTTCCGTGAGGGGGATAAAACATGAACTTGCAAGGCGATACTTATGTAAGGAATGAGTCATTTTCAGAAGCGGAGCATCAGCTTATTGGCATGAAAATAAGCTATGAAGCAGAAGAAATTGCAAGTGAGATTGAGCTGTTAGGAGAAGAGGAAATCGAAAGGAGAATGTTACTAGAATATCAAGAGGTATTAAACGATAGGTCAATTCGATTTGTTAACGATGTTCCTCAATACTTAAACACAACAGTGGAAGTTGAAAGTTATCTTGTGGAGGGGGCGCCGATAAAGGAACTTGAAGCAGGTAACCACATAAATGCGATCACAAAAGGTGACCCATCTAACCCAGAGGAAATTGTCGTTGTTATACCTGGGACAACATTTTCTGATTTTGCTGATGTGGAGCAAACATTTGTTAGGACTAGAAATAGATTTTTTAATTATAGTGAAGAAGCCATTGAATATGTTGGACAGTTAAGAGAAAAATATCCAGATGCAAAAATAACCGTGGATGGACACTCACTGGCTGGAAAGATTGCCATGCAAATTGGTATGACCTATCCTGATGTAGAGGTTAATGCGTATAATCCAACAGGTCTTGATAGTGAGTTCCGAAAAATGCTTAAGGAAAATAGGCATTATGATAATATTAATGTTCTTATTTATGATGATGAGATCGCTGGAATATGGCGGTCATACCTGTATATACTGCATGATGAGCCAGGAATGAGTATGGAAGGCTTACCATTTAATGTTCATCAAATGACAGTTAAAGACCTTAATGAGATGGCTCAAACTCTTCCAGATTGGATACATGATCAAAATTTTGACAAAATGAGTAGGTTGAATTTATTAACAAAACATTCCAACGGTGGGTTTAGAGCTTTAAATGGCTCGTTAATTGATGTGTTCAATTTAAATGAGCTGTCTTTTACGAGAGGTTACTTGGGTGCTTCCGATATTGTTTTCGATAAGGGGCGCTATTTAGAACTTGTAAGTTTGTTAAGAAACGAGTTTCTTCCAAATTTAACGAAAGCCATGTCTTTACATGAACAGGTAGAAGAAGATGCAGAGTCAAGTTTAAAAGGT
The DNA window shown above is from Salipaludibacillus agaradhaerens and carries:
- a CDS encoding ABC transporter permease; its protein translation is MNNTIQDTVRRVPLEARTKKPKQRWHFKQTWPLHLLVLPAVIVALIFQYGPMFGIIMAFQDFKPWLGFIESEFVGLKHFITMFEYNYARQVIWNTFVISILKLIFGLIVPLTFALMLNEVYHMRFKRTVQTIVYLPYFLSWVILGGMLIDILSPSGGVVNQLLGLIGVEPIFFLGSNDWFRTTVVVSDLWKETGFNTIVFLAAITVVNPNLYEAAVVDGANRWKQTWHITLPAMRPIIIVVATLALGNILNAGFDQIFNLYNPLVYETGDIIDTYVYRVGLVSGDFSYGTAVGLFKSVISLILIVIGYRLAYKYANWRIF
- a CDS encoding carbohydrate ABC transporter permease, translated to MQYKTKGYRIFTAFNYTFMICISFLCLFPLIHILAVSLSGSAPATANIVGLWPVDFTIDAYERTLANENFLRSLGVSVTRVILGTAISMTLLLCAAYALSKNDSEFKGRKIYMWFFVFTMLFNGGLVPTYIVVTRLGLTDTIWALVLPPAINAFNMILLLNFFRTSVPRSLEESAFIDGAGHFKIFLKIYLPISVPAIATISLFTMVFHWNSWFDGLIYNTNASNYPLQTFLQTIVVQQDFSNVDVDADMMRNLSQRTVQSAQIFISALPMLIVYPFLQRFFVKGIVLGADKE
- a CDS encoding alpha-glucuronidase family glycosyl hydrolase, whose translation is MTQGQYHLTTNYPFENDQVTSYKAWLQYSKSEGKYAKTVSPFLKTISSSCDASPILWSAIEELNQSITEMFDFSPFISFEVMSGKGVVLQLCSESETRLQDEGYMMYTEPNGQLIISGKTETGILYGTFHLLRLLQMEKPIDKLNVIENPANSLRLLNHWDNIDGSIERGYAGKSIFFEKDQFNQNYGRLKDYARMLASIGVNGIAINNVNVHQLETKLITPEYLTGVEKIAAIYRAYGVKTFLSINFASPIELGGLNTADPLDEEVKRFWEHAIKTIYTHIPDFGGVVVKADSENRPGPFTYGRTQAEGANMLAEIIAPYDGLVIWRCFVYNCHQDWRDRTTDRAKAAYDHFMPLDGDFHENVVLQIKNGPMDFQVREPVSPLLGGLKETNQVIEFQITQEYLGQQKHLVYLVPQWKEVLEFETYAKGSGSTVKKIVSGELYDRKNNGAAAVVNVGDDYNWTGHTLAQSNLYGYGRLMWSPEMTAEDISNEWIICTFGTDPLVLSTIKGMLLNSWTTYENYTSPLGVGWMVNPGHHYGPNVDGYEYQAWGTYHFADWKGLGVNRTMATGTGFSGQYYQKNAEKYESLTDCPEELLLFFHYVPYSYVLSSGKTVIQHIYDTHFAGVEQVEQYRQQWKQLQGRIDKKRFDDVATKLDMQFEHAKEWRDIVNTYFYRKSGIDDQHNRPIY
- a CDS encoding ROK family transcriptional regulator, with product MASYQQTVKLTNKMIILNAIRKYEPISRAELAQTLNLTKATVSTLVDELIDDHYCYQIGLGESSGGRRPLMLKFNERAGYTISIDIGVNYVVGVLTDLRGTIIEKFFQPFNTHDFTKTVMEVTRVIDHFLSTTAKTPYGLIGIGFGIPGLVNTENDILITPNLDWRQSNLKDIFTEQYGVPVIIENEANAGAYGEKTYGSAQDLNHFIYVSIGIGIGVGLILNNELFRGTNGFTGEMGHMIVKADGLSCRCGSKGCWEMYASEMALLNMCAAQGESLSDVTLETMIERAETSDQVKDAFNQTAHYLGIGINNIINTFNPEKIIIGNRLAKAEHLLKNELEQVIATQTLTHLRKSVDITFSQQHQHATLLGMTAFTIEQFLERQFYTDE
- the xylA gene encoding xylose isomerase — its product is MAYFNDVPKIKFEGYQSTNPFSFKYYDAEEKVGGKSMKEHLKFSVAYWHTLTGDGGDPFGAGTALRPWNHLSGMDQAKARVEAAFELFEKLDVPYFCFHDVDVAPEGSSLKETNDNLDVIVAMIKDYMKTSRTKLLWNTANMFTHPRFTHGAATANDANVYAYSAAKVKKGLEVGKELGAENYVFWGGREGYETLLNTDLKLELDNLAKFYHMALDYAKEIGFDAQFLIEPKPKEPTTHQYDFDVATATAFLHQYGLEQDFKFNIEANHATLAGHTFEHELRVARTSGMLGSVDANQGDTLLGWDTDEFPTDLYATTLAMYEILKNGGLGRGGLNFDAKVRRGSFAPNDLFHAHIAGMDAFAIGLKVANKLIEDNFFETILDNRYDTFKSAIGEKITAGNTNFKELEQHALQLDTIEVKSGQVEKIKAQLNQYLLRVNEL
- the xylB gene encoding xylulokinase, with protein sequence MGYVLGVDLGTSAVKVLLVNRDGAVVTEAVTEYPLFQEKPGHSEQDPEDWVNGTINAIKAITENISDLEKIEGISFSGQMHGLVLLDEKNQPLRRAILWNDTRTTEQCREVEQKVGIDLLHTITKNPALEGFTLPKLMWVKKYEPELFNKATTFVLPKDYVRYRLTGALHMDYSDAAGTLLLNVANKTWSEEMCAKTGVPLTLCPPLVASHEKVGVLREDIAKKCGLSSHVAVFAGGADNACGAIGTGILREGVTLSSTGTSGVILSYEKDGDKEFNGRVHYFNHGEESAFYTMGVTLAAGYSLNWFKDTFAPHKSFEELVKEAEASPPGARGLLFTPYLVGERTPHADADIRGSFIGVHSGHSLGDFTRAVIEGVTFSLNETVELFREHGKTVDKIVCTGGGAKSDLWLQIQADIFNATVVKLKTEQGPGMGAAMLAAYGLGWFSSLKGCSDHFIDESGQYEPSAERVAAYRDLFGIYQRVYNQTKDITADLKPYRSL